One Caretta caretta isolate rCarCar2 chromosome 24, rCarCar1.hap1, whole genome shotgun sequence genomic region harbors:
- the GABPB2 gene encoding GA-binding protein subunit beta-2 isoform X1 has translation MSLVDLGKRLLEAARKGQDDEVRTLMANGAPFTTDWLGTSPLHLAAQYGHYSTAEVLLRAGVSRDARTKVDRTPLHMAAADGHTHIVELLIRNGADVNAKDMLKMTALHWATEHNHRDVVELLIKYGADVHAFSKFDKSAFDIALDKNNAETLVMLQEAMQNQVNMNPERSNPVTNTVTVASPFILASGDVLNLASFVSSANTKTTSGDSRVSTVQFSNSTTSVLATLAALAEASAPLSNSNRSSTNTEEIVEANSVDSAIQQVVGSGGQRVITIVTDGVPLGSLQTAIPTSGISQPFIVTMQDGQQVLTVPAGQVAEETVIEEEEDDDDVEEEEHPPAKKQKVDPNVNDLEENKDDNEREMLQQQLQEANRKAQEYRSQLMKKEQEAEQYRLKLEAMARQQPNGAELTVVEEVAEVDAVVVSSEEMEGSAATVVETEQPTDIAVETVTA, from the exons ATGTCGTTAGTGGACCTCGGAAAGAGGTTGCTAGAAGCAGCTCGGAAAGGGCAAGATGATGAAGTTAGAACATTAATGGCAAATGGTGCCCCTTTCACCACTGACTGG cTTGGGACATCACCTCTTCACCTTGcggcccagtatggccattattcAACAGCGGAAGTGCTGCTTCGAGCAGGTGTTAGCAGAGATGCTCGAACCAAAGTGGACAGGACACCACTGCATATGGCTGCAGCTGATGGACATACACATATTGTAGAATTGCTAATTAGG AATGGTGCTGATGTAAATGCCAAGGACATGTTGAAGATGACTGCCTTGCACTGGGCAACAGAACACAACCATCGCGATGTTGTAGAGTTGCTTATAAAGTATGGAGCTGATGTTCACGCTTTCAGCAAGTTTGATAAATCAGCCTTTGATATAGCCCTGGACAAGAACAATGCAGAGACTCTGGTAATGCTGCAG GAGGCAATGCAGAATCAGGTGAACATGAATCCAGAGAGATCAAATCCTGTCACAAATACAGTGACTGTTGCCTCACCATTTATCCTTGCATCAGGGGACGTTCTCAATCTTGCTAGTTTTGTTTCTTCAGCAAACACCAAAACAACCTCAG GTGATTCCCGTGTCTCTACAGTACAGTTTTCAAACTCAACAACCTCTGTGCTTGCCACGCTTGCAGCCCTCGCTGAAGCATCTGCTCCCCTTTCCAATTCAAACAGATCTTCAA CTAACACAGAGGAAATAGTGGAAGCAAATTCTGTAGATTCTGCAATACAGCAGGTGGTTGGTAGTGGAGGTCAACGAGTCATTACGATAGTAACAGATGGCGTTCCACTGGGCAGTCTCCAAACAGCCATTCCTACTAGTGGTATCAGCCAGCCGTTTATAGTGACCATGCAAGATGGACAGCAAG TTCTAACTGTACCTGCTGGTCAGGTTGCAGAAGAGACTGttattgaagaagaagaagatgatgatgatgtagaAGAGGAAGAACATCCACCAGCAAAGAAGCAAAAAGTTGACCCAAATGTAAATGATTTGGAGGAAAACAAG GACGATAACGAAAGGGAAATGTTACAGCAGCAGTTGCAAGAGGCAAACCGAAAGGCGCAAGAATATCGAAGCCAGCTAatgaagaaagaacaagaagcagAGCAATACCGGCTAAAGCTTGAAGCCATGGCAAGACAGCAGCCCAATGGTGCTGAGCTTACAGTGGTTGAAGAGGTTGCTGAGGTGGATGCAGTTGTGGTATCATCGGAGGAAATGGAAGGGTCTGCAGCCACTGTGGTGGAAACAGAGCAGCCTACTGACATTGCTGTGGAAACTGTAACGGCGTAA
- the GABPB2 gene encoding GA-binding protein subunit beta-2 isoform X4 codes for MSLVDLGKRLLEAARKGQDDEVRTLMANGAPFTTDWLGTSPLHLAAQYGHYSTAEVLLRAGVSRDARTKVDRTPLHMAAADGHTHIVELLIRNGADVNAKDMLKMTALHWATEHNHRDVVELLIKYGADVHAFSKFDKSAFDIALDKNNAETLVMLQEAMQNQVNMNPERSNPVTNTVTVASPFILASGDVLNLASFVSSANTKTTSGDSRVSTVQFSNSTTSVLATLAALAEASAPLSNSNRSSTNTEEIVEANSVDSAIQQVVGSGGQRVITIVTDGVPLGSLQTAIPTSGISQPFIVTMQDGQQVLTVPAGQVAEETVIEEEEDDDDVEEEEHPPAKKQKVDPNVNDLEENKVIEKLKRRSATVKHLPLSQRGAAAACMTLYLGIEPHPRSPK; via the exons ATGTCGTTAGTGGACCTCGGAAAGAGGTTGCTAGAAGCAGCTCGGAAAGGGCAAGATGATGAAGTTAGAACATTAATGGCAAATGGTGCCCCTTTCACCACTGACTGG cTTGGGACATCACCTCTTCACCTTGcggcccagtatggccattattcAACAGCGGAAGTGCTGCTTCGAGCAGGTGTTAGCAGAGATGCTCGAACCAAAGTGGACAGGACACCACTGCATATGGCTGCAGCTGATGGACATACACATATTGTAGAATTGCTAATTAGG AATGGTGCTGATGTAAATGCCAAGGACATGTTGAAGATGACTGCCTTGCACTGGGCAACAGAACACAACCATCGCGATGTTGTAGAGTTGCTTATAAAGTATGGAGCTGATGTTCACGCTTTCAGCAAGTTTGATAAATCAGCCTTTGATATAGCCCTGGACAAGAACAATGCAGAGACTCTGGTAATGCTGCAG GAGGCAATGCAGAATCAGGTGAACATGAATCCAGAGAGATCAAATCCTGTCACAAATACAGTGACTGTTGCCTCACCATTTATCCTTGCATCAGGGGACGTTCTCAATCTTGCTAGTTTTGTTTCTTCAGCAAACACCAAAACAACCTCAG GTGATTCCCGTGTCTCTACAGTACAGTTTTCAAACTCAACAACCTCTGTGCTTGCCACGCTTGCAGCCCTCGCTGAAGCATCTGCTCCCCTTTCCAATTCAAACAGATCTTCAA CTAACACAGAGGAAATAGTGGAAGCAAATTCTGTAGATTCTGCAATACAGCAGGTGGTTGGTAGTGGAGGTCAACGAGTCATTACGATAGTAACAGATGGCGTTCCACTGGGCAGTCTCCAAACAGCCATTCCTACTAGTGGTATCAGCCAGCCGTTTATAGTGACCATGCAAGATGGACAGCAAG TTCTAACTGTACCTGCTGGTCAGGTTGCAGAAGAGACTGttattgaagaagaagaagatgatgatgatgtagaAGAGGAAGAACATCCACCAGCAAAGAAGCAAAAAGTTGACCCAAATGTAAATGATTTGGAGGAAAACAAG GTGATAGAGAAACTCAAGAGAAGAAGCGCTACTGTAAAGCACCTGCCTTTGTCCCAGCGTGGTGCTGCGGCAGCCTGCATGACTCTTTATCTTGGCATTGAACCTCACCCCAGAAGTCCCAAATG A
- the GABPB2 gene encoding GA-binding protein subunit beta-2 isoform X3, whose product MSLVDLGKRLLEAARKGQDDEVRTLMANGAPFTTDWLGTSPLHLAAQYGHYSTAEVLLRAGVSRDARTKVDRTPLHMAAADGHTHIVELLIRNGADVNAKDMLKMTALHWATEHNHRDVVELLIKYGADVHAFSKFDKSAFDIALDKNNAETLVMLQEAMQNQVNMNPERSNPVTNTVTVASPFILASGDVLNLASFVSSANTKTTSGDSRVSTVQFSNSTTSVLATLAALAEASAPLSNSNRSSTNTEEIVEANSVDSAIQQVVGSGGQRVITIVTDGVPLGSLQTAIPTSGISQPFIVTMQDGQQVLTVPAGQVAEETVIEEEEDDDDVEEEEHPPAKKQKVDPNVNDLEENKVIEKLKRRSATVKHLPLSQRGAAAACMTLYLGIEPHPRSPKWAY is encoded by the exons ATGTCGTTAGTGGACCTCGGAAAGAGGTTGCTAGAAGCAGCTCGGAAAGGGCAAGATGATGAAGTTAGAACATTAATGGCAAATGGTGCCCCTTTCACCACTGACTGG cTTGGGACATCACCTCTTCACCTTGcggcccagtatggccattattcAACAGCGGAAGTGCTGCTTCGAGCAGGTGTTAGCAGAGATGCTCGAACCAAAGTGGACAGGACACCACTGCATATGGCTGCAGCTGATGGACATACACATATTGTAGAATTGCTAATTAGG AATGGTGCTGATGTAAATGCCAAGGACATGTTGAAGATGACTGCCTTGCACTGGGCAACAGAACACAACCATCGCGATGTTGTAGAGTTGCTTATAAAGTATGGAGCTGATGTTCACGCTTTCAGCAAGTTTGATAAATCAGCCTTTGATATAGCCCTGGACAAGAACAATGCAGAGACTCTGGTAATGCTGCAG GAGGCAATGCAGAATCAGGTGAACATGAATCCAGAGAGATCAAATCCTGTCACAAATACAGTGACTGTTGCCTCACCATTTATCCTTGCATCAGGGGACGTTCTCAATCTTGCTAGTTTTGTTTCTTCAGCAAACACCAAAACAACCTCAG GTGATTCCCGTGTCTCTACAGTACAGTTTTCAAACTCAACAACCTCTGTGCTTGCCACGCTTGCAGCCCTCGCTGAAGCATCTGCTCCCCTTTCCAATTCAAACAGATCTTCAA CTAACACAGAGGAAATAGTGGAAGCAAATTCTGTAGATTCTGCAATACAGCAGGTGGTTGGTAGTGGAGGTCAACGAGTCATTACGATAGTAACAGATGGCGTTCCACTGGGCAGTCTCCAAACAGCCATTCCTACTAGTGGTATCAGCCAGCCGTTTATAGTGACCATGCAAGATGGACAGCAAG TTCTAACTGTACCTGCTGGTCAGGTTGCAGAAGAGACTGttattgaagaagaagaagatgatgatgatgtagaAGAGGAAGAACATCCACCAGCAAAGAAGCAAAAAGTTGACCCAAATGTAAATGATTTGGAGGAAAACAAG GTGATAGAGAAACTCAAGAGAAGAAGCGCTACTGTAAAGCACCTGCCTTTGTCCCAGCGTGGTGCTGCGGCAGCCTGCATGACTCTTTATCTTGGCATTGAACCTCACCCCAGAAGTCCCAAATG GGCCTACTGA
- the GABPB2 gene encoding GA-binding protein subunit beta-2 isoform X2 — protein sequence MSLVDLGKRLLEAARKGQDDEVRTLMANGAPFTTDWLGTSPLHLAAQYGHYSTAEVLLRAGVSRDARTKVDRTPLHMAAADGHTHIVELLIRNGADVNAKDMLKMTALHWATEHNHRDVVELLIKYGADVHAFSKFDKSAFDIALDKNNAETLVMLQEAMQNQVNMNPERSNPVTNTVTVASPFILASGDVLNLASFVSSANTKTTSGDSRVSTVQFSNSTTSVLATLAALAEASAPLSNSNRSSTNTEEIVEANSVDSAIQQVVGSGGQRVITIVTDGVPLGSLQTAIPTSGISQPFIVTMQDGQQVLTVPAGQVAEETVIEEEEDDDDVEEEEHPPAKKQKVDPNVNDLEENKVIEKLKRRSATVKHLPLSQRGAAAACMTLYLGIEPHPRSPKCLSRWRRACSGMGPAGSGSSGQSKDPGR from the exons ATGTCGTTAGTGGACCTCGGAAAGAGGTTGCTAGAAGCAGCTCGGAAAGGGCAAGATGATGAAGTTAGAACATTAATGGCAAATGGTGCCCCTTTCACCACTGACTGG cTTGGGACATCACCTCTTCACCTTGcggcccagtatggccattattcAACAGCGGAAGTGCTGCTTCGAGCAGGTGTTAGCAGAGATGCTCGAACCAAAGTGGACAGGACACCACTGCATATGGCTGCAGCTGATGGACATACACATATTGTAGAATTGCTAATTAGG AATGGTGCTGATGTAAATGCCAAGGACATGTTGAAGATGACTGCCTTGCACTGGGCAACAGAACACAACCATCGCGATGTTGTAGAGTTGCTTATAAAGTATGGAGCTGATGTTCACGCTTTCAGCAAGTTTGATAAATCAGCCTTTGATATAGCCCTGGACAAGAACAATGCAGAGACTCTGGTAATGCTGCAG GAGGCAATGCAGAATCAGGTGAACATGAATCCAGAGAGATCAAATCCTGTCACAAATACAGTGACTGTTGCCTCACCATTTATCCTTGCATCAGGGGACGTTCTCAATCTTGCTAGTTTTGTTTCTTCAGCAAACACCAAAACAACCTCAG GTGATTCCCGTGTCTCTACAGTACAGTTTTCAAACTCAACAACCTCTGTGCTTGCCACGCTTGCAGCCCTCGCTGAAGCATCTGCTCCCCTTTCCAATTCAAACAGATCTTCAA CTAACACAGAGGAAATAGTGGAAGCAAATTCTGTAGATTCTGCAATACAGCAGGTGGTTGGTAGTGGAGGTCAACGAGTCATTACGATAGTAACAGATGGCGTTCCACTGGGCAGTCTCCAAACAGCCATTCCTACTAGTGGTATCAGCCAGCCGTTTATAGTGACCATGCAAGATGGACAGCAAG TTCTAACTGTACCTGCTGGTCAGGTTGCAGAAGAGACTGttattgaagaagaagaagatgatgatgatgtagaAGAGGAAGAACATCCACCAGCAAAGAAGCAAAAAGTTGACCCAAATGTAAATGATTTGGAGGAAAACAAG GTGATAGAGAAACTCAAGAGAAGAAGCGCTACTGTAAAGCACCTGCCTTTGTCCCAGCGTGGTGCTGCGGCAGCCTGCATGACTCTTTATCTTGGCATTGAACCTCACCCCAGAAGTCCCAAATG TCTGTCCAGATGGAGGAGGGCATGCTCCGGTATGGGTCCAGCAGGATCCGGAAGCAGCGGACAATCAAAAGACCCAGGAAGATGA
- the GABPB2 gene encoding GA-binding protein subunit beta-2 isoform X5 translates to MAAADGHTHIVELLIRNGADVNAKDMLKMTALHWATEHNHRDVVELLIKYGADVHAFSKFDKSAFDIALDKNNAETLVMLQEAMQNQVNMNPERSNPVTNTVTVASPFILASGDVLNLASFVSSANTKTTSGDSRVSTVQFSNSTTSVLATLAALAEASAPLSNSNRSSTNTEEIVEANSVDSAIQQVVGSGGQRVITIVTDGVPLGSLQTAIPTSGISQPFIVTMQDGQQVLTVPAGQVAEETVIEEEEDDDDVEEEEHPPAKKQKVDPNVNDLEENKDDNEREMLQQQLQEANRKAQEYRSQLMKKEQEAEQYRLKLEAMARQQPNGAELTVVEEVAEVDAVVVSSEEMEGSAATVVETEQPTDIAVETVTA, encoded by the exons ATGGCTGCAGCTGATGGACATACACATATTGTAGAATTGCTAATTAGG AATGGTGCTGATGTAAATGCCAAGGACATGTTGAAGATGACTGCCTTGCACTGGGCAACAGAACACAACCATCGCGATGTTGTAGAGTTGCTTATAAAGTATGGAGCTGATGTTCACGCTTTCAGCAAGTTTGATAAATCAGCCTTTGATATAGCCCTGGACAAGAACAATGCAGAGACTCTGGTAATGCTGCAG GAGGCAATGCAGAATCAGGTGAACATGAATCCAGAGAGATCAAATCCTGTCACAAATACAGTGACTGTTGCCTCACCATTTATCCTTGCATCAGGGGACGTTCTCAATCTTGCTAGTTTTGTTTCTTCAGCAAACACCAAAACAACCTCAG GTGATTCCCGTGTCTCTACAGTACAGTTTTCAAACTCAACAACCTCTGTGCTTGCCACGCTTGCAGCCCTCGCTGAAGCATCTGCTCCCCTTTCCAATTCAAACAGATCTTCAA CTAACACAGAGGAAATAGTGGAAGCAAATTCTGTAGATTCTGCAATACAGCAGGTGGTTGGTAGTGGAGGTCAACGAGTCATTACGATAGTAACAGATGGCGTTCCACTGGGCAGTCTCCAAACAGCCATTCCTACTAGTGGTATCAGCCAGCCGTTTATAGTGACCATGCAAGATGGACAGCAAG TTCTAACTGTACCTGCTGGTCAGGTTGCAGAAGAGACTGttattgaagaagaagaagatgatgatgatgtagaAGAGGAAGAACATCCACCAGCAAAGAAGCAAAAAGTTGACCCAAATGTAAATGATTTGGAGGAAAACAAG GACGATAACGAAAGGGAAATGTTACAGCAGCAGTTGCAAGAGGCAAACCGAAAGGCGCAAGAATATCGAAGCCAGCTAatgaagaaagaacaagaagcagAGCAATACCGGCTAAAGCTTGAAGCCATGGCAAGACAGCAGCCCAATGGTGCTGAGCTTACAGTGGTTGAAGAGGTTGCTGAGGTGGATGCAGTTGTGGTATCATCGGAGGAAATGGAAGGGTCTGCAGCCACTGTGGTGGAAACAGAGCAGCCTACTGACATTGCTGTGGAAACTGTAACGGCGTAA